GGGCTGCTCCTACGAGATGATGATCCTCGGGCGGTTCCTGATTGGGGCCTACTCAGGTAACGGACAGCGCCCGCCGGCCAATCGGAGGGTGGGGCCCCTGGGCGGATGGGTGGGGGAGTGGATGCCAGGGGATGTAGGGTGGGGGGGGTGCCATAGGGGACGGGAGGTGCCATGGATGGGGGGGAGCCTGGGTGGATGGGTGGGGTTGTGGATGCCGGGAGATGtagggtgggggtgtgggtgctgtgggggatggggggtgccaTGAGTGGGTGGGGTCGTGGATGCCGGGGGATGTAGGGTGGGTGGGGTGCCATAGGGGACGGGGGGTGCCATGGATGGGGGGGAGCCTGGGTGGATGGGTGGGGTTGTGGATGCCGTGGGGGACGCGGGTGccatgggtgggtgggtggggtggtggatgctGGGCGATGtagggtgggggtgtgggtgccATGGGAGATGGGGGTTccatgggtgtgggggggtggtggaTGCCGGGGATGTAAGGTGGTGGGGTGGGTAAGCTGGGATCTGGGCGGATGAGCAGTGGGTGCTGCGGGGTGCGGTTGGCTGGGTGCCCCGGGACCTGGGTGGGGGCCGTCATTGGGTTCTGCATGTCACAGGTACCACCCCCCCACTTCCCGCCATGGCTCAGTCATTAGCATACAAGCCCCACCTCTTAAAGGGGCGCTTCatagggaatgggggggggaccacaaccctctgcctcaACTCCCCCCCACAGACCTAGGAGGCACGCCCCCCCCATCCTACtaatctgctgttccctcccccctcccccagggctggtTTCTGGCTTGGTCCCCATGTACGTGGGTgaaatctcccccacccacctgcgGGGGGCGCTGGGGACCCTGCACCAGCTGGCCCTCGTCATCGGGATACTCATTGCCCAGGTAACAGGCACTTGCGGGGGGCTCGGCCGCGGGCggggggccggcagggggcgccgtgATGCCATCTCTCTCCGCCCCCTGGCAGGTGTTCGGGCTGGACTCCCTCCTCGGCACCCCCGAGCTCTGGCCCCTGCTCCTGGGTCTGACCGTGGCCCCGTCGGCCCTGCAGCTGGTGCTTTTCCCCTTCTGCCCCGAGAGCCCCCGGTACCTCTACATCGTCCGCAACAAGGAGTCCAAGGCCAAAGAGAGTGAGTCCCCCGCGGGCCCCTCGCCTGCCCCCCCAACCGTCCGTCTGTCCCTCcctccgcccgcccgcccgcccctccccTCTTCCGCCCGCCCGTCTGTCCGTCCATCCCCTCTTCCGCCCGCCCGTCTGTCCGTCCCTCCCCTCGCCCGCCCCCCCatccgtctgtctgtccatccctccctcccttcttcaCCCACCCGTCTGTCCCTCCCGTCTtccgcccccccactcccccatctgtccatccctcccttcttccGCTCGCGCATCCCTCCCCTCttccgcccgcccgccccccatCCGTCCGTCCATCCCTCCCCTCTTCCGCCTGCCCGCCCGTCCGTCTGTCCATCCCTCCCCTCTTCcacccgcccgcccgcccgcccgtccATCCATCTCCCCATCCCTTTATCTatccacctcccacccacccaacTCCGTggctctcaacctatttaccgTTCTGGGCCAAGCCAATACTATGTCGATGGCCCTGAGAacgtcacatgggctgcagctctgtgccGATTGGGTGGCCGGTTGCCTGCAGCCTCCGTTTGAGAGCCACGGCTCTAACTCCATCTCCCTTCCAAATCCTACTGACCTGGCCACCCGCCCCTCCACCAGCCAGCCCCTCTCTTCTTCGGCCCTCCGTACGGCCCCTGTCCACCCATGACTCATGGATCCATCCCCATTGATTGCCCACCCCCTTCGCGATCCAGCCCTCCGTCTCCCCAACCCATCCGTCCACCCCCAAcccatccgtccatccccatcTAGTGACCCAGCCCTCCGTCCACCCCCTTCGCGATCCAGCCCTCCGTCTCCCCAACCCATGCGTCATCCATTCCTCCCCCAACCCAtctgtccctccctccatccccatctgTCTACCTGCCCATCTGTCCACCCtcaacccatccatccatccccatctacCTACCTACCCATCTGTTTACCCCCCaacctatccatccatccctatCTACctacccatccatccattccccaacctatccatccatccccatctacccatccatctatccatcccccaccccatccatccatccccatctacctacctacccatccatccattcccatctacctacctacctgtcTGTCCACCCCAACCCATTCCTCCATCCCCATCTACCTACCTACCCATCTGTCCACCCCCAAcccacccctccatccccatctACCTACCTACCCATCTGTCTACCCTCCATCCCtcaacccatccatccatccccatctacCTACCTACCCATCCGTCTACCCTCccaacccatccatccatccccatctacctacctacctgtcTGTCCACCCCCAACCCATTCCTCCATCCCCATCTACCTACCTACCCATCCGTCTACCCTCccaacccatccatccatccccatctacctacctacctgtcTGTCCACCCCCAACCCATTCCTCCATCCCCATCTACCTACctacccatccatccattcccatctacctacctacctgtcTGTCCACCCCAACCCATTCCTCCATCCCCATCTACCTACCTACCCATCTGTCCACCCCCAAcccacccctccatccccatctACCTACCTACCCATCTGTCTACCCTCCATCCccaacccatccatccatccccatccatctatccatccctcaacccatccatccatccccatctacCTACCTACCCATCCGTCTACCCTCccaacccatccatccatccccatctacctacctacctgtcTGTCCACCCCCAACCCATTCCTCCATCCCCATCTACCTACCTACCCATCCGTCTACCCTCccaacccatccatccatccccatctacctacctacctgtcTGTCCACCCCCAACCCATTCCTCCATCCccatctacctacctacctgtcTGTCCACCCCCAACCCATTCCTCCATCCCCATCTACCTACCTACCCATCTGTTTACCCCCCaacctacccatccattccccaacctatccatccatccccatctatctacccatccatctgtccacccccaacccatccatccatccccatctacCTACCTCGCCATCTGTCCACCCCCCaacctacccatccattccccaacctatccatccatccccatctatctacccatccatctgtccacccccaacccatccatccatccccatctacCTACCTCGCCATCTGTCCACCCCCCaacctacccatccattccccaacctatccatccatccccatctatctacccatccatctgtccacccccaacccatccatccatccatatcTACCTACCTCACCATCTGtccaccccccacccatcccactATTAATCCAATCCCCCGCTCCCCCTGAGTCGTCCCACCCATCTCCATGCCCATCCCTCTGTCCGTCACCGCCACGTCCCTCGCTCTCCCCGCGCCGGCAGGTTTGAAGCGGCTGACGGGGTGCGGCGACGTGAGCGAGGCGCTGTCAGAGATGAAGGAGGAGAAGCGGCGCATGGACATGGAGCGCAAGGTCTCCATTGCCCAGCTCTTCCGCTGCCGGATCTATCGCCAGCCGCTGCTGATCGCCGTGGTGCTCCAGCTCTCCCAGCAGCTCTCCGGCATCAACGCGGTGAGAGGTGGGGGTCGGGGCTTGGTTCAcggaggagctgggggaagatGGGGTCAGGTGTGGAGCTTGGTTGGGGGGTGGAGCTTTGGGGAGATGGTGGGAGGAACCTGAGGAAATGGAGGTGGAGCTTGGCCGGGACCtgagagctctggggtggaggctggctggggacggaGCATGGGGGGAActggggcagagcctgggagagatgggggtgggggtgggacctggGGGATTTGGGGCAGAGCCTGGATGGGGGTGAACGGTGCTTGGGGCGGAGTCTGGCGGGGAGCTTGGTTGGGGGGAGGAgcctgggggatggggtggagcctGAAGAAGAGGGATCAAAGCGAGACCCcatgggattggggggggggaagagtccgACTAGGGCCAGCTCTgaccccccttctctgcccccccagaTATTCTATTATTCCACCAGTATCTTTGAGTCGGCCGGGCTGGAGCAGCCGGTGTTTGCCACGATCGGCGCTGGGGCCATCAACGCCGCCTTCACCGTTGTTTCGGTAAGagattcccctccacccccagccagctgccccttggggggtgggggcatccacaccccacccctcccaaatCTTATATCGGTCCCCcttgtctctccctccccacaagctGTTCCTGGTGGAGCGGGCAGGCCGCCGGACCCTGCACCTGGTGGGGCTGGCGGGCATGATGGTGTGTGCCGTGGTGATGACGGTGGCGTTGGTGTATCTGGTGAGCAGCCGGGAAGTGGGGACTGGGAGCCTAGGGGTGAGCACGGCCCCCCCCAGGGCTGCACTGGGGCAGCGGCACTGACGGCCACCCCGCCCCTGGTGGCACCGCAATGCGGGTTCTCAGCCTCGTCTCTCTCCCCCGGCAGGAGCGAGTGCCGGCCATGAGCTACATCAGCATGGTGGCCATCTTCGGCTTTGTGGCTTTCTTCGAGATTGGGCCGGGGCCCATCCCGTGGTTCATCGTGGCCGAGCTCTTCAGCCAGGGGCCCCGCCCGGCAGCCATAGCGGTGGCCGGGTGCTGCAACTGGACCTGCAACTTCATCATCGGCATGGCCTTCCAGTCCATGGCGGTGAGTGCGCCCCCACAGGTGGGGCGCGTGCAAAGCAACCCTCGGACACACCCGCAATGCCACACAACTGTGTGTAGACATGCAAGAGCACGCAGGCACCAGAATAGCGAATGCCGGCCGTTACAACTGGGAATATGCCCACGGGCAAGGGGGGCAGGGACCCACAGCAGGGCTGGGTCCAAGACTGGCTCCCAggcgggagcagggctgggagtgggaaCAAGCCGGCGTAAGCGCGACTGCAGCCACGGGTGGACAAATGGCGTCTCACACGCGCTCGCTGGCAAAACCAGCCCGCACCTCCCTTTGCATCCAGCActcacccctcctctcccctcccatagGACGTCTGCGGGCCTTACGTCTTCCTCATCTTCGCGGCCCTCCTCCTGGGTTTCTTCCTCTTCACCTACTTCAAAGTCCCTGAGACGCGGGGCCGGACCTTCGATCAGATTGCTGCCGCCTTCCGACGCACCCCGTCTCTGCTAGACCACGAAGTCAAACCCTCCACCGAGCTGGACTGTCTGGGGCCAGACGACAACGCCTGACCCAGGGCGGGAGCGatcggccagagagagagagacagagacagagacacaagAGGAATGTAACCGTAACCGAGCACTTTAACGACACAGCAAGGTTTAGAGATTTTTAgaatagttgttttgtttttagatttgtgggttttatttttaagattatacatatatatatagcaAGAGAGTGATtgtgttgtatgtgtgtgtgtgtgtgtttatcagGGGCATGGAGATAAAGTTGTGTTGGGAGCTGCGGAAGGAGCTCGGTTAAGTGACAAAGGAAGGGGAACCTGGAGGAGAATCCAGCTCAGCTGGTTGCCTGCTCTTGGAATTGGAGGCAGGGAAAGACCGCCCCGAGAGCATATCCAACAGCTGGAACAGATGTTCAGGCATTCTCGAGCAGCGTATGACAGTAGTAGGCTCCAAAACCGTTGACTCCAATGGGATTCTGCGTCGATTCAGAGACAGGAGACTTTTCTATCGATGAGAAGGTAGGAGGAAGATGCAAAACTCTGGTGGAGTTCTTTCGGTCCTACCGAACGTTGAGCCAAAGGGCCAGAATGAGCGAGATCTCCTCCCTAGCTCTCGGCGTTAGAGCGCAGAAGGTTGGAGCAAGAAGGCCATGCGTCATGGACGCCGTCAAATGCCCTGCCTCCGTCGCTGAATGGCAAGGCTCCTACGGACAGGAGCTGTGGCTCTCTGCCCTATGCATGGTCCATGTAGTACAGTGGCCCGTGTCCGAGAGTGGCCAGCACTTGATCCTTTGGAGGAAACCGTTCAGCGATACAGTCACCTCTTAACTCCCCATGGCTGGCAATTGACTCCTAGTGGCAAGAACTTCCATCCTTTTCCGTCCAAGCCAGCAGAACTGAGGTCTGGAGATGGGATCTCCTACGGTCCCCACCAGTTTGGGGCATCGTGCCAGTTTTTAGCCTAAAGCCCATCAGCTCACAGGCATATTGTTCGTTAAGTTGATGAGTGGGATTTCCTGGATGCTCTGACCTGGGACATCCCTTCCCATCCATCTTCTGAGGTTTGTAGGTGGTCTGAGGGGACCTCACCACTCTTCCTGGAAAGCGATTGTCAAGAGAAGATGGTCAGCTCATCTTTGGAGGAGAACTGGTTGCGAGGGGCAGacaagggaggggagaaaagctATCACCCAACGCGGGGAAGCTTTTGAGAAAGGGTGCGTTgggttttgtgaattgcagtcCGCACCAGTTGCAAGTCAACGCAGAACGTGGGACATCCGCTCCACAGCTCATGTCTACAGGGACAAGGAATGGCCAGATTGGATCAGACCCACGGTCCACCTAGCTTGCTATTGTGTTTTAACATGATGGTGTCCTCAGCCTTGCACACTTACAACCTCCTCGCTACAACTGGCAAAAGGCCCCGCAAAGCCCATTGGATATGTGTTGGTGGCCGGCAGAAGACAAGATGCTATGAAGACTGTGCTCAGAAGTCCAGGACAATTTGCTAGTTAAAGACGGTGGGATcattggttggtttggttttttaaagaaGGATGTAAATACAGAAGCAGCCAGAACAGAGCTGTTATAATTACTGCTCTCCATTTCGGCTGCTGGATGACCGATGGAAGTCTGAAGACAGCCAGCTGAGTTGACCTACAAAGACCAACCTTGCTAAAATTTTAGCGATTAGACCCGACACTCCATCATGCCAGCTGTTGTGGGTGGGACAAAAGAAGAACCCGTTTAAGCAGATCACAGGCACAAGAGACGAATAGCTGTGCTTGAAGAGAGTTTATGGACGAAGCCAGGAAGCTTCTGAACGGTTAGTAGGATCTGAGAGAGTTTCTGTTTTGTAATTAACGGAGGCGCTTGTCTTCATGTCAGGGACACATGGAGGGGCATTAGCGCATTATGTGACCTTTTGTATTTCAGCGAGAAGAATGTAAGTAATTCTTTGTATATAAAGGACAGAGTCAAACAGAGGCCAGTGTGGTTGTGTTTGCTTCATTGTAGACACTCATGAATCTAACTGCTCCTATGGCAGAGGTGGATGTTATGAAAGAGAAAAGGATTTAAGGGAAGAATAGATCTAAGGGTTTTTTAACCAGGCTACGAACAGACAGATTCATTGTAGCAAAGCAAAGGTGCCATTCTGAAATTCATCCCCAGGTTTCTGGGTGAATTACACTCGGCCTTTGACAGCACCGTGGGTAGATTGTTTCATATTGACAAGGGAACGATAATTTATACTCAAGTCCAGATTTTTGGGGTGCCCTAGTTTGATAGCCCTTGGATACAGATCAATTCctagattttttagaaaaactcCCGTTGTGAATTATaaatt
The genomic region above belongs to Lepidochelys kempii isolate rLepKem1 chromosome 28, rLepKem1.hap2, whole genome shotgun sequence and contains:
- the SLC2A4 gene encoding solute carrier family 2, facilitated glucose transporter member 4 isoform X2; this encodes MISSFLVGVVSEWLGRKRAMIINNALAFLGGALMGLAKLGCSYEMMILGRFLIGAYSGLVSGLVPMYVGEISPTHLRGALGTLHQLALVIGILIAQVFGLDSLLGTPELWPLLLGLTVAPSALQLVLFPFCPESPRYLYIVRNKESKAKESLKRLTGCGDVSEALSEMKEEKRRMDMERKVSIAQLFRCRIYRQPLLIAVVLQLSQQLSGINAIFYYSTSIFESAGLEQPVFATIGAGAINAAFTVVSLFLVERAGRRTLHLVGLAGMMVCAVVMTVALVYLERVPAMSYISMVAIFGFVAFFEIGPGPIPWFIVAELFSQGPRPAAIAVAGCCNWTCNFIIGMAFQSMADVCGPYVFLIFAALLLGFFLFTYFKVPETRGRTFDQIAAAFRRTPSLLDHEVKPSTELDCLGPDDNA
- the SLC2A4 gene encoding solute carrier family 2, facilitated glucose transporter member 4 isoform X1, with the protein product MGLGALRVSPSLPSPVHRKRAMIINNALAFLGGALMGLAKLGCSYEMMILGRFLIGAYSGLVSGLVPMYVGEISPTHLRGALGTLHQLALVIGILIAQVFGLDSLLGTPELWPLLLGLTVAPSALQLVLFPFCPESPRYLYIVRNKESKAKESLKRLTGCGDVSEALSEMKEEKRRMDMERKVSIAQLFRCRIYRQPLLIAVVLQLSQQLSGINAIFYYSTSIFESAGLEQPVFATIGAGAINAAFTVVSLFLVERAGRRTLHLVGLAGMMVCAVVMTVALVYLERVPAMSYISMVAIFGFVAFFEIGPGPIPWFIVAELFSQGPRPAAIAVAGCCNWTCNFIIGMAFQSMADVCGPYVFLIFAALLLGFFLFTYFKVPETRGRTFDQIAAAFRRTPSLLDHEVKPSTELDCLGPDDNA